One Nicotiana tomentosiformis chromosome 1, ASM39032v3, whole genome shotgun sequence genomic window, CAGATAGGAGAAACGTCTCAGTTAAAGCataacaatcaattcaaggctCTAACCACTACCCGAGCATGTAAATAGTACACCAGTGCACGTGTATGGGCTCAACTCCATACATATGCGCcactcatagcacgtagctatcccAAATAATTACgccaactagtgcctcaaccaatcTAGATAAGATACTTAACTCAAGCAAATCAAATTACTCCGCTAACAAGCCCTGTCCGCGCGTATTAACCTCcggaaggctcgaatctagccaaaataacgtaatactatcaataaaagccataggaaatgaTTCCAAAAGATAAAACTAAGGTCTTTAACTCAAATCATAAAGTCAACTCAAAACGTCAACTCCaagcccgcacctcagaacccggcAAAATTTATAAATTGCGAACACCctttcaattatgagtccaaccatataaaaatcatccaattccaactaCATATCGACCCTCAAATTCTCAAATTCCACTCTCCAAATCATAGtccaaaaatttccaaattctaatttagattcatgaaaattaggtgtaataatcaatgggtattcaaaatTCATGGACAAAAGTGATTAAAAGTCACTTATCTCTTCAATTTAGGTGGAAacctctccaaaaattgccctaGTCCGAACTTCAAAgtcccaaaaatgagaaaatcaacTAAACCCTTCGATTTTAACACACTGCCAGCGATCTCGCTTCTACGGGCTCAactaccgcacctgcggttccgtTTTTACGGAAAAAGTCTCGCTTCTAAGAAAACAATTAAAATTCTGACCTGCCGCTTTTGCGGTCTAACTCGCGCTTCTcgcgtccgcacctgcggaactcaCTCCTCACCTGCGTTGCAAGCCCAGACCACCCTTCTCCGTATCTGCGACCaaaattctgcttctgcggactcgcagatgcgatcCTTCTTCGCACCTGCTACACTCCCATAGCAAGACCCAGCTTCACTCCCATAGCAAGACCCAGCTTCGCTTTTTCCCCCctccagccgcacctgcggcgtcgcacttgcggccaagcccaccgcaggtgcgatcacaccagcaaaTCCCAAAATTCTCAGCAATGCTCTAAGTCCAAatatcgatctgttaaccatccgaaacccacccgaggcccttgggacctcaatcaaacataccaacaagtactaaatcACAACACGAATTTTGTCAAAGCCTCAAATAACctcaacaacaataaaatcacgaatcgcacatcgactcaagcctaatgaacgaatgaacttccaacttctaaaaccaatgccgaaatatatcaaaatcaacttcgattgacctaaaattttgcacacaagtcgtaaataaTACAACGAACCCATTCTAACTCTCGGAATAAAATCCGAACCTGATATAaacaaagtcaactttcggtcaaacttcccaaccttccaaaccttcaactttctaactttcgccaattcaagccaaaacggcctacggacctccaaatcaatatccggatatactcctagtccaaaatcaccatacgaagctatcaaaaccatcaaaatgTCATTTCGGGGTTATTTATACAAAGGTCAacgtttggtcaactctttcaacttaaactttcaaccttgggactaggtgttccaatttattccgaATCATCcccagaaccaaaccaaccaccccgacaagtaacataaccacaaatgaacatagaagaagaGATAAATGGGGAGAATTGGGCTACAATAcctaaaatgaccggttgggtcgtcacattctccccatcttaaacaaacgtttgtcctcgaacgagtttagaatcatactaggagtctcaaataagtgtggatagcTACTCcatatctcccgctcggtctcccaagtagcctcctcaactggctggcctctccactgaactttcactaaagttatattctttgacctcaactttcgaacctgccgatccaaaatggccatcggctccacatcataagtcaaatctccatctaactgaaccgtgctgaaatctagAACATGAGGCGGTTCACcatgatacttctgaagcataaaaacatgaaatactgggtgaacacccgatagattaggtggcaatgcaagtttgtatgccacctctccaatcttctcaagcacctcaaaaggaccaatataccgagggctcaacttgcccttcttcccgagcctcttcacacccttcatgggcgaaactctgagcaaaaccttctcacccaccatatatgcaacatcacgagccttcctatcagcataactcttctgcctggactgtgctgtacaaaGCCGATCGTGAGTCCACGTGATTTTCTCCAAGGCATTTCGAACCAGATtagtacccaacaacctagcctcaccctgctcaaactaaccaactagagatcgacaccgcctcccatataaggcctcataaggagccatctgaatactcgattggtagctgttgttgtaggcaaactctgcaagtggcaaaaactggtcccatgaacccccgaaatccataacacatacacgtagcatatcctccaagatctgaatggtgcgctcagactgtccgtccgtctgggggtgaaatattgtactcaactcaactcgtatgcccaactctcgttgtactactctccaaaactgcaatgtgacCTGTGTGCCCCGATAAGAAATAATGgatatcggtacgccatgaagaCGAACAATTTCGTAGATATATATGTGAGCCacccgctctgaagaataggtggtCACAACTGGTATGAAATTCACGGACATAGTCTactggtccacaatcacccaaactgcatcaaatttcttcaaagtccgtgggagcccaataacaaaatccatggtaacacgctcccatttacactaaggaatctcaagtctctaaagcaaactgcccggcctctgatgctcttATTTCACCTACTAACAGTTCAAgtaccgagccacatactctactatatctttctccATTCCTCTCCACCAATAgtctgcctcaaatcctgatacatctttgcggcacccagatgaatggaataccgcgaactgtgggcctcctcaagaatcaactcacgtaacccatccacattgggcacacaaatctgaccctgcatccgcaacactcCGTCATGTCccatagaaacctccttggtatTCGTGCTGCattatgtccttaaggacaagcaaatatgggtcattatactgacgctctttgatgcgctcatataaagaagaccgagaaactacgCAAACAAGAACCCCgttaggctccgaaatatctaatctcacgaacggattagccaaggcctgaacattcaaTGCTAGCAATCTCTCACGAAGTTGAatgtatgcaaggctacccatactcccAGCCTTTCCGCTAAAggtatcggccactacattggccttcccgggatgatataaaatggtgatatgatagtgtttcaatagctccaaccacctccgctgcctcaaacttagatccttctacttaaacaagtgctgaagactccgatgatatGTAAATACCTTACAAAAatgccgtagagataatgcctccaaatattcaatgcgtggacaatgactgccaactctagatcatgaacggggtagttcttctcatgaagcTTCAACTGGAgtaaagcataagcaatcactctaccctcctgcatcaacataTTTCTAAATGTGGATAACTTGTCAATACTTTAAATGGCTAAAATATTTCCCGACTTCCAAATAACTTCCTATGCATAAACTCTtggccttacaataatctcaaattagtttagaaaaataattcaagTGCGCTAGTTACTTTAGGCGcactttaaataattaattatcatGGCTATGTGTACGGTCTAGTGACATAGCTGTGATACGTAACCCCAAATACAAGTGCGCATTTACGtgacttgaccaatcaactttgaataataataaatgtgttattgattgtgtacacatacgcgtgacatgattcttggcACGCCAAACAAAAATGAGTACATGTACAcgtgacttatttcaagataatttcaataaatctaatcaagcaataaaaccGAACATAGGTAAAATATGagaaccaataaatcacagtttgtctGAAATTAATCCAAGCCAAGttatagtcaataaagcgattatactagaactacgggactcggagaatgccttacacTTTCTCCCCGATCAATAGATTTTCTTACTCGGATTTTATTCTCGCAGACCAACATGAAAAGAGTCAAATGTTCgtttgaatagggattcaaataaaaggtgacttggaacacccaaaaatcaatttcaagtggcgactatgAAAGTAAAATAATCTTTTCTCAAGTTTGTTAATTCaaatggaaaaactctttaacccacaatccatgaCATACATATCTTTTTGGGTGTAAAAAGGGTGTGACCCCCCTTTTCTTTTTATCGCATTTCATTCTGCAAATTAGCACTTGACGCTTTCACCACCTTTCCTTCCTTGCATGCCCCTCATCTCTTCTTTTAGAGAAAAAACATTCGAAAGAAACAAACCTTAGCAAAAGACGAGATAATTTGGGGTTCTTTTAGTTTCTTTCCATTGTGCTATAAGCAGTTCATTCAAGTGCTTATGAATAACATTGTTGACCATATTCACCAGAAAGTTAATAGAAGGAAAAGGCAGAGGACATCATAAAGACAAGAGCGGACCTACTTTAGTTTTTCTCATAAAGAAAATTTTAGCCATTTAATCCATATTTAAAATACTTCCACTTCTTGATACTTTATAGTATTACAAAAGTTCAGTAGGAAGATGTAAATACTTCCAAAAAGAAACATACGGCAGGAAATAGAGCAGAGAAGAAAAGGCGAGCTTCTTGGTTATTCATTATCATATTACAAGTTACTGATGGATACTATCTTCTTGGTCTGGCCAATGGCCACTTTTCACTAGGGAAAATCCAAGAAAATACTCCAAAGTCTCTATACGAACTTTAGAATATAGACATCGAGTACTAGTATTGAATATGAAACCCCTAGTCCTCCTATATGTTCTCTTCTTCGTAAGCTTTGAGCTCCATCAGATTTAAGAAACACAAATTGGCCGCAGGCAGCTCGAAAAGAATCCCTTGAAGCCTTTCTGCAAAGTGTTAGCTAGCATAAGAATTTAAAGAAAGAAGTTTTTTGTTTGCACATGAAAGTCTAAGGTATCCATACTAGTTAATGTTACATCATACATGTGCTAGTATAATTATCTTAACTATTCAAGTGAAGAAATTGAACAATTCTtcctttataaaaaaaatattttatagacTTATcaccttttctttttcctttataAACAAAGATTACCACTTTGAAGCAATATCGTTCTGAAAGCAATGTTGTGAATAAGGTAATCAATTTTTCCTTATAGGTCCAATAAATTGACACATCCCTCCAATTTAGGGACAAGAATAGAGAGAAAATTGGTGGCAGCGGCCATCAAATTAGGTCAAGGGGAATAAGAATGAGGACATATATACCCTTTTAGGCTTAGCGTAGAGCAAGGTTGGGGAAATCTTGTAGAGATCTTCATCTACAGCCTTGGGTGCCCTTTTAAGTGAAGGACGTGGAGATGGTGGAACAGTTACAGGACTTGCTGCTTCTTTCACATCATCATATTCACAATCGTCCCATGCATCCTTTCTTCCTTCTTTTCCAACTGCCTTTCTCTGCCAATTTGCCAATCAAAGTTCAGATTTAATTAATCAACCGTAGGCTGACCTCGAATCAGTTATGTTATTTCTCGGTTTCAATTTATACGATGGTGTATAACTAAACGTAGAATTTAAAAAAAGAAGGGAACTTTTCAAATTGTGGCCGTACACATGCATGTGGCCGGTGAGATTACATGAAAATTatgataaaataaaaagtttaaaataaatttatttttaattataaaagggtGTATGTCTTGTAGAGCGGGCTTATAAGTAAATAATACTACATCAATTGAAAGAGACTGAAGTAATACTACTACTTTCCTTTCAACGATATATACACATTGAAAGAGAGAAATTAAAATGTGTACGTGTAATATTCAGAAAACATGCACGTGAAGTAGTAAAACAAAAACCAT contains:
- the LOC104095920 gene encoding uncharacterized protein isoform X1 encodes the protein MDESNYYFMRRSHVPAFGCWDCNDNEFPIPFTQCFESARQAGLLRYSYYEDRDLYVAGDLYQNDIVTPTMIVVPRRKRKAVGKEGRKDAWDDCEYDDVKEAASPVTVPPSPRPSLKRAPKAVDEDLYKISPTLLYAKPKRKGFKGFFSSCLRPICVS
- the LOC104095920 gene encoding uncharacterized protein isoform X2, with translation MRRSHVPAFGCWDCNDNEFPIPFTQCFESARQAGLLRYSYYEDRDLYVAGDLYQNDIVTPTMIVVPRRKRKAVGKEGRKDAWDDCEYDDVKEAASPVTVPPSPRPSLKRAPKAVDEDLYKISPTLLYAKPKRKGFKGFFSSCLRPICVS